Genomic DNA from uncultured Methanospirillum sp.:
ATGAACCCCTGTTCTGTACAGCGTCACACTGTTGTGGAACGGCTCTGGCGCCAGGGGTCATACCGGCCACCATACCTCTGGAGCGTTGCAAAAGTTCTTGCTGAAGCGCCGGTCCATATCACCTGTGATCCCCTTGGAGGAGGACAGAAACGAGGGGCACACAACTGCGGAACCTGTGATCAGATGATCCTTGATGCGATCCGTGAGTATAATCTGAACGGAGATCAGGAGCTTATCAGATCTGTCCTTGACATCTCCTGCACCTGCAAAAAAGAATGGGAGTTTGTTATGGAGCATGAGCAGCCCTATGCCATGCCACTCACCAGCTAATTCTACTCTTCTGTTTTTCCAGTAATCAGCCTGATCTGCCTGAGTAGCATCGGAATGAAAGCCCCTGCATCACTCACAACTCCGATAGCCTGCATTGTACCCCTGTCCATCAGTTTGGTAACCGTTGACGGGTTGATGTCAACGCAGATGGTTCTCACATATGCTGGGAGACAGTTTCCAACCGCGATAGAGTGAAGCATTGTCGCAATCATCAGGACCATACCTATATCGGGAACATATTTGCGCATCGCATCCTGCGCCACCCGTGCATCAGATATGACATCAGGAAGAGGGCCATCATCACGGATAGAACCTGCCAGGACGAATGGTATCCCGTTTTTTACACACTCGTACATGATCCCTGATCGGACGACACCTGTCTCAACCGCGGCACTGATTGAACCGGCCCTCATCACCTCACTTATCGCGTACAGGTGATTTTTATGACCGGCAGCAACCAGTTCTCCGGTTCTGATGTCCATACCGAGCGATGTCCCGTATAAACTGTACTCAATGTCATGAGTTGCGAGTGCATTCCCTGCAAAGAGGACATTAATGTACCCTTCTCGGACTAATGCGGCACACGCGTCAGCAGCTCCTGTATGAATGATGGCAGGCCCTCCTACCAGCGCAACCTTTCCACCACGCTGATGAAGTTCGACCATCTCTTTTGCAATCTTGGCGATGGTCGTCTCGGTTGGACGCTCTGACGATACGCCTCCTCCCATGAACTCAAATTCATTGTGATCCCGGGAACGCTCTGGAGGGTGAACTGTTACTCCGAACTCTCCCATGACCACGAGATCATTCTTCCTGAGCTTATCCATGGGGGTGCAGATGGCCCGCCTCTCATCTGTTTTCACCACGATGAGGCAGTCCATCTCGATCTTTTCTACCGGGATCCACTTTTCTGCATACCTGATCTCGGTTGGATAATTTGTCGTGGAATAAAAGCCTTTTGGAACAATCCGCTCGCCTTCGGCTGGAACAAGAGTGACCTCTGCTACCTCTACGAGCCGGGCACCATGCCGGTGAAGACGGCTGATAATTCCATCAAGACGTTCGCTGGTGTCAGAACATATCCTGATCTTTGCGTAGCTCTTGTCGGTCTTCTTCTTGCCGACTTCAAACACCAGGAACTCAAAATCACCACCCATGTCGAGGATGGTATCAAGGACATTCTCAACGATTCCTGAATCGATTATGTGCCCGTCGAGTTCAATCTCACGGGAGAAACTCATGAGAGATCTTTGCTCTGCGGGCATATCATGATTCGGTCATCAGAGAAAGATGAAACGACTTCAGGTTTTGTCCCGCCGTGATTTGAAAAATTCTTCTGCTGCTGTCAGTTCTTCTCTGGTATTGACATTGAAGACAAGTGCCGGATCATCGATCAGGAGGCATAGTTCGTCCTGCTCATCTTCAATCGAAGATCCTAAAAGAATGTTCAGACCTGCAGGAGATGCCTGAGTGCCTGCTATCTCTTTGGTATAGTGTACTCTGCATCCCTGCTCTTCAAAACGGTATGCCGGGATCCAGACTGAACAGGCTGGCTTGCCCCCGGTATCGTACGAGGAGAGGATATGATCGAGATGATCCTTGCACAATCCGGGTATATCGGCACAGACGATCAGAACCGGACCCTCTTCACCGAGGATCTCAACGGCTTCAGCAATATCCTCAACATACCCCGCACCTTGTGTACAGATCTGGTCAACCTCCCGTGTCCGACAGTAGTTGGCAGTATACGGGGTTCGTGGTGTGGTTACAACCACCTGTTCAAATCCTGATTCTTCGAGAATGGAGATGACGTACTCAATCAGTGGTCTGTCACAGAGTCTGACAAGACCTTTCTCTCCCATCTGCAGACGTGTACCCCTGCCGCCTGCCATTATCAGCGCAAGCAAAAAGTAAGAGCCTCCAAAAGTCTGTCATTTTCTTCACGCTCTCTGACAGCCACTCTGATGCAGGTAGGCAGCCCAAATGAAGTGCAGTCCCGAACCAGTATTCCGTGGTTGAACATCGCTGCAGTGAGCCCGGCCACATCTTTCCCGGTCTCCAGAAGAACGTAGTTGGCTGATGCCTCTGATGGGGTAAGGCCGAGTCTGATTGCTTCCCTGCAGATTCGGCTCCGCTCATCTGTAATGTATCTGCGTGAACGTTCAAGATCCGGAAACTTCTCAAATGCCTGCATAGCCATCGTTTCAGCAAATGCATTTACGGTCCAGGGTGGCCTCATCACTTCCATTGCGGCAATGAGTCCGGGATCCCCTATTCCATACCCGAATCTGACACCTGCCATGGAGAATGATTTCGTGAGGGAACAAAGAACAAACAGGTCAGGATCACGTATGTCAGATACGCTCTGTGTGGGGTCGGCAAGATCGATGAATGCCTCGTCAACGCAGAGAATGCCCCCTCTTGTTTTCACATCAGTGAGGTGTTCAATCACCTGTTCCCGTCTGGTCAGGATGCCTGAAGGATTGTCTGGATTACACATGAATGACAGGTCAATCTGCGCACCGGTTTTTTCTGATATTTCAGCTCCTGCAAGACGGGCAGAGAGCGCATATTCTGAAAAGGTGTGTGATGGGATCTCTGCTACACTTCCATGCTTCAAAACGGTATGACAAAGGGTCCGGATAACCTCGACTGAACCGTTTCCTACAGAGATCTCATCAGGGCTCCGGCCATGATGACGGGCGATGACCTCTTTGAGTGATATATATTGATCATCGGGATATTCCCTTATTGAATCCAGGGACACATCCCGGGTTAATTGCGGGGGCAACGGGTTAAGGCTGGCACTGAAATCGAGTGCCTCTCTATTCCTGTGTTCTTCTCGTGCTGCTCCTCTGCCGCCGTGCACTGCTTTGTTCAAACCCGGGAATCTGACCGTCACTCTTCTGATCTCTGGATGTCTCCGGATAAACAGGTATGGGATTTTTAACCAGACTCAAAAAGGAAAATTTAAATAATCGCAAGTGCTAGTAAGTGTATCTCGTTGTGTCTGACTGGTGTCGCCCATATGTCTGACGTAGAGCTGACATGTGACTGACAAATATCAGATCACTGAGGGTCATAACCATGCAACGTATCACCATCAGACTACCAGAGCAGCAGATCAGCGTGCTTGAGAAGATGGTGGATGCCGGTGAGTTCCCCACCGTCTCTGAAGCGATCAGGGATGCTGTTCGTGAGCTCATCGAGAAGCGGGCTAACCGCATTCTCTCAGACAGTGATCAACTGTCATTTTAGATTGAGGGGGATTTAAGTATGCAGAGTATCATTAATGCCGCGGTAATAAACTCCGAGCGCGAGAAAGAACTGAAATGTTCCATGCAGAACTATGAAGACGACTTTGACGGGCAGCCAAGGATCGTTATCATCGGTTGTGGTGGGGCTGGGAACAACACGATCAACCGGCTTCACAACATGGGGGTTTCGGGAGCCGAGACGATCGCGATCAACACCGATAAACAGCACCTGGACATGATCCAGTCTGACAAGCGGATTCTGATCGGAAAGAGCCTCACAAAAGGGCTCGGAGCAGGCGGGTACCCGGATGTCGGCCGCAAAGCCGCAGAAATGGCACGTCCGACACTCGAGACTCTTCTTGAATCTGTTGATCTCTGTTTTATTACCGCAGGCATGGGTGGGGGTACCGGAACCGGATCTGCACCAGTAGTCGCCCAGATTGCAAAGGATCAGGGTGCCATCTGTGTGGGAATGGTCAGTTATCCGTTTGATGTTGAGAAAGCACGTCTGATCAGAGCTGAAGACGGCCTTGAGGCGATGGCAAAATCCTGTGACTCTGTTATCCTGCTTGACAACAACAGACTCAAGAGTTTTGTTCCAAACCTCCCGTTGGCACAGTCATTCTCAGTAATGGATCAGCTGATCGGAGAGACCGTCAAGGGCATCACCGAGACTATCACCGAACCGTCCCTGATCAACATCGATTACGCTGATGTCAGAGCAATCATGAGCAAGGGTGGCGTTGCAACAATGCTCGTTGGTGAGTCCAAACAGCAGAACAAGGCTGAAAGCGTTGTTCGCGAGTGTCTCTCCAACCCAATGCTCGATATCGACTATCGTGGTGCAACCGGTGCACTGATTCATATCACCGGAGGCAGTGATCTGACGCTCATCGAGTCTGAAGAGATTGCATCATCCCTGACCTACGAACTCGATCCCCACGCTGATGTCATCTGGGGAGCCAGAATCCGCAACGACATGGAAGGCAAGGTCCGTGTGCTCGCTATCATGACTGGTGTCAAGAACGGAGATGCTATCGCTCAGCCAAAGCACCCGTACAGGGTCAGGCTCGAAGAGATGGATCAGAAGATCCGCGCCCCGAAAACACCCGATGTCGGCAGAATAAAGCCCCGTATGCCCGCAGCAGCATGTGATCTTGCAAGCGGTCCCGACATCTTCTACTTTAAATAAGGGAAGAGTATTCGCAGTCTGCCAAGAACCTCACAATACTTTTCCATCTTCTTCCTAACTCTTCTCCTTGCGGTGTTTACGAAACTCTTAATTCATATCGAACCCTCTTAATGATAGAAGGTCACTAAGGTTCCCTTCACGAAGAACGATACGAAGGTCTCACCTCCCGGGGCCTTCTGGAATTGGGAGTCGAATATACGTGGATCGTGTTGCGAACAAGAACCGTTGTCGAACAGAAGATACGCTTTTTACCCGTCTGTGCGGATCTGCCGGCGTGGTTGCATCCCTGATGCAGACAGTAATTCTGATTCTGATCACTATCGCATCTACTCCATCTTGTACTCCGTATTGTTCTCGCGTAGTGTCACACCTTTCTCATGGTACCGGGATACCAGGCGTGCCTTTTTTCAGCGAGGATTGGTAAAAGATGTTGAACGAACTGATTGACAAAAGAAAAGGAACCATTGATGGTTCTGAAGATCACAAAATCAAGCGTAATGAGTTTAACGCGCAGGCAAGCCAGTTTGCCAGAGAGCGTAACACACTGAACAACCAGACCCGCGAGTGTGTTGAGGAAGCCCAGAAGCACAAAGAGCTCCGTGATCAGTTTAACAAGGAAGTTCAGGATCTCAAGGATCAGCGGAACGAGCTGAATGAGAAGGCGAATGTTCTGTTTGCTGATATTGACTCCTTCAAGAAGGATCACGGTGGCATCAAGAGCCGTGGCATCAAGGAACTTCACAAGCAGATCGAGCACATGGAGTTCAGACAGCAGACTGAAGTCTTCACGACCGAGAAGGAACGTGAACTGATCGAGAAGATCAAGCTGCTGAAAGAACAACTTCGTGAACAGGAAGCTGAGATCGAACAGAATAAAGAGGTCAAGGAAAAGATCACGACGGCGAAGGAGTACCGCCGCCAGGCCTCTGAGATTCATGAGAGGGTCACCGTGCTTGCTGAGGACGCTCAGAAGCACCATGATCTGATGGTTGAGTGCTACCGTAAGGCCGATGCATCCCGTGAGCAGGCTGACGCAGCACACAAGCAGTTTGTTGAAGCCCAGGAAGCAGCAGACAACGAACACAAGCTCTTCATCTCCTGCCAGAAGGAACTGCGGGACTACGATAAGGTGATCGGTGGTCTGCGCAAGAAGACCAAGAAGACCAAGAACACCAAGGAACAGAAGGAAGTTCGCAAGGAAGCAGAACAGGTCTTCTCCATGTTCAAGGCCGGAGAAAAACTTACTACCGAAGATCTGCTCCTCCTTCAGCGTTCTAAACTGGTCTGAATAAGACTCCCTTTCGTCTCTTTTTTGTTTTTATCATCATTCTGAAGATCTACCTATCTTCATCTGACCCTGCTTATCATGCAGAATCATACTCTCTATATTCATTCAGAGTATATTGGTCATCTTTTGAAGAAAGGAACTCATTAATACCATTACTGCGAAAAACTCCTCATGGGATCTTCTCGGACTCTGGTACTCAATATCGATCGTGATGACGATATCGGGTTTAAGGCATCGATAGAGAGCCCGGTGGTCGGCAGAGAAGCCTGCCTTGATGCTGCAGTCAGGCTGGCTCTTGCCGATCCTGAAGACTCTGATGTCAACGCAATTTTCCAGACGATCTCCACGTATGACAGACTCCGGGCCGAGGGGGAAGACCCGGAGATTGCAGTTATCGGGGGGAATCATTTCAGGTTCATTGAGGGTGACCGGAAGATTGCAAAACTCGTTGATGAGGTCGTGACAGCCTGCGGGGCAGATCAGTGTATCCTGGTGACCGATGGAGGAGAAGATGAGTACGTGCTCCCTATTATCCAGGGTAAGGTACGGATATCTTCGATACAGCGGGTGGTGGTCAGCCAGATGCCAAATCTTGAAGGGACTTTTTACATCCTCAAGAAACTTCTGAGCGACCCGAAGATCTCCAAACTAGTCCTGGTGCTTCCCGGATTAACACTTCTCCTGTATGCCATCTCGTACGCCCTGAGCAAACCTGAGGTCGCAACAATCATCATAGCAGCCGGAATCGGAGGCTATCTCCTGTACAAGGGGTTCTCGCTTGATGAGTTCATGAGGACACAAGTCACTGACATGCGGTCAACACTGTACCGGGGGCGGTTCTCATTTGTCACATATATCAGTGCATTGCTCTTTGCTGTCATCGGAGTGATGGAAGGGAGCTCTGCCCTGGCTGTCTACTGGGACGGATCAGGAATCTTTCCCATGGTGATGGTCTTTGTCTGGAGTGCTGTACTCTGGTTTACCCTTGCAGCAATCACTACATCGCTTGGAACAATCATCGACAGTTTCATGTATGAGAAGGATTCACTCAACCGGGCAGTGATTTTTTCATTCTTTCTGAGTTCTATCGGGGTCCTGGTTTTTGGAGGAGCAAGTTATATCCTCTCCACGCTGAATCTCCCGAACTTTCCGGTCACTCCTGACCTTGGTGTTGCGTATATTATCCAGGGAGCAGCAGGCGGACTGATATGTGCACTGGTTGGGATCCTCCTTCAGCATATGGTGTATCGCTGGGTAGAGGATCTTGATAATGAGAAGAGAAGTCTGGCAGTATAATTCGACAATTATATTTTTCTATAAATACGGTTTTGAGGATTTTTTTCTTTTTTCGATCTGAATATACATCACGGATATCAGGATTGTAATATATTAAAAACGGGCCATCCCCTATGAATGTATTCTATATTATCCGGGTGATATCAGATATCCACTGGCACGCATGACATCAGGCAGACAATTGTCTGACAAAAATTTTTCTTTATATGTGATCGTGATGTTTGTGTTTTGACACATGTGGGCTTTAAATTAAATATTACTCCAAAATTTATCTTTATTTTTGTTATGGATTTCATCTCATCCTCTGATA
This window encodes:
- a CDS encoding TIGR00300 family protein, with amino-acid sequence MSFSREIELDGHIIDSGIVENVLDTILDMGGDFEFLVFEVGKKKTDKSYAKIRICSDTSERLDGIISRLHRHGARLVEVAEVTLVPAEGERIVPKGFYSTTNYPTEIRYAEKWIPVEKIEMDCLIVVKTDERRAICTPMDKLRKNDLVVMGEFGVTVHPPERSRDHNEFEFMGGGVSSERPTETTIAKIAKEMVELHQRGGKVALVGGPAIIHTGAADACAALVREGYINVLFAGNALATHDIEYSLYGTSLGMDIRTGELVAAGHKNHLYAISEVMRAGSISAAVETGVVRSGIMYECVKNGIPFVLAGSIRDDGPLPDVISDARVAQDAMRKYVPDIGMVLMIATMLHSIAVGNCLPAYVRTICVDINPSTVTKLMDRGTMQAIGVVSDAGAFIPMLLRQIRLITGKTEE
- a CDS encoding NTP transferase domain-containing protein, with product MAGGRGTRLQMGEKGLVRLCDRPLIEYVISILEESGFEQVVVTTPRTPYTANYCRTREVDQICTQGAGYVEDIAEAVEILGEEGPVLIVCADIPGLCKDHLDHILSSYDTGGKPACSVWIPAYRFEEQGCRVHYTKEIAGTQASPAGLNILLGSSIEDEQDELCLLIDDPALVFNVNTREELTAAEEFFKSRRDKT
- a CDS encoding histidinol-phosphate transaminase — encoded protein: MNKAVHGGRGAAREEHRNREALDFSASLNPLPPQLTRDVSLDSIREYPDDQYISLKEVIARHHGRSPDEISVGNGSVEVIRTLCHTVLKHGSVAEIPSHTFSEYALSARLAGAEISEKTGAQIDLSFMCNPDNPSGILTRREQVIEHLTDVKTRGGILCVDEAFIDLADPTQSVSDIRDPDLFVLCSLTKSFSMAGVRFGYGIGDPGLIAAMEVMRPPWTVNAFAETMAMQAFEKFPDLERSRRYITDERSRICREAIRLGLTPSEASANYVLLETGKDVAGLTAAMFNHGILVRDCTSFGLPTCIRVAVREREENDRLLEALTFCLR
- a CDS encoding ribbon-helix-helix domain-containing protein — its product is MQRITIRLPEQQISVLEKMVDAGEFPTVSEAIRDAVRELIEKRANRILSDSDQLSF
- the ftsZ gene encoding cell division protein FtsZ → MQSIINAAVINSEREKELKCSMQNYEDDFDGQPRIVIIGCGGAGNNTINRLHNMGVSGAETIAINTDKQHLDMIQSDKRILIGKSLTKGLGAGGYPDVGRKAAEMARPTLETLLESVDLCFITAGMGGGTGTGSAPVVAQIAKDQGAICVGMVSYPFDVEKARLIRAEDGLEAMAKSCDSVILLDNNRLKSFVPNLPLAQSFSVMDQLIGETVKGITETITEPSLINIDYADVRAIMSKGGVATMLVGESKQQNKAESVVRECLSNPMLDIDYRGATGALIHITGGSDLTLIESEEIASSLTYELDPHADVIWGARIRNDMEGKVRVLAIMTGVKNGDAIAQPKHPYRVRLEEMDQKIRAPKTPDVGRIKPRMPAAACDLASGPDIFYFK
- a CDS encoding coiled-coil protein, yielding MLNELIDKRKGTIDGSEDHKIKRNEFNAQASQFARERNTLNNQTRECVEEAQKHKELRDQFNKEVQDLKDQRNELNEKANVLFADIDSFKKDHGGIKSRGIKELHKQIEHMEFRQQTEVFTTEKERELIEKIKLLKEQLREQEAEIEQNKEVKEKITTAKEYRRQASEIHERVTVLAEDAQKHHDLMVECYRKADASREQADAAHKQFVEAQEAADNEHKLFISCQKELRDYDKVIGGLRKKTKKTKNTKEQKEVRKEAEQVFSMFKAGEKLTTEDLLLLQRSKLV
- a CDS encoding DUF373 family protein, with protein sequence MGSSRTLVLNIDRDDDIGFKASIESPVVGREACLDAAVRLALADPEDSDVNAIFQTISTYDRLRAEGEDPEIAVIGGNHFRFIEGDRKIAKLVDEVVTACGADQCILVTDGGEDEYVLPIIQGKVRISSIQRVVVSQMPNLEGTFYILKKLLSDPKISKLVLVLPGLTLLLYAISYALSKPEVATIIIAAGIGGYLLYKGFSLDEFMRTQVTDMRSTLYRGRFSFVTYISALLFAVIGVMEGSSALAVYWDGSGIFPMVMVFVWSAVLWFTLAAITTSLGTIIDSFMYEKDSLNRAVIFSFFLSSIGVLVFGGASYILSTLNLPNFPVTPDLGVAYIIQGAAGGLICALVGILLQHMVYRWVEDLDNEKRSLAV